A genome region from Gallus gallus isolate bGalGal1 chromosome 9, bGalGal1.mat.broiler.GRCg7b, whole genome shotgun sequence includes the following:
- the TNK2 gene encoding activated CDC42 kinase 1 isoform X1 produces MPPPMPPPPRSATGGDTQAAELGGEQQCHATFCHVIPCPAPALAAPRQAQSPPPAAAAMGERCDYQRLSSAEEEEEMLPPLPHSLSDSSGLRAPRMGSSRPGLPPQQDVTLGMTCRRKLSCSMQAEEGTDWLLELLTELQLQQYFLRIRDELNVTRLSHFEYVKNEDLEKIGMGRPGQRRLWEAVKRRKAMCKRKSWMSKVFSGKRPDSELPPQPHSTFRKPPTPPPPDTGGQHSLTCLIRERDLSLFEKLGDGSFGVVRRGEWCTPAGKTLNVAVKCLKTDVLSQPEVLDDFIREVNAMHSLDHKNLIRLYGVVLSHPMKMVTELAPLGSLLDRLRKNQGHFLISTLCQYAIQVAKGMAYLESKRFIHRDLAARNILLASNEQVKIGDFGLMRALPKNDDHYVMQEHRKVPFAWCAPESLKTRTFSHASDTWMFGVTLWEMFTYGQEPWIGLNGSQILHKIDKEGERLPRPEDCPQDVYNVMLQCWAHKPEDRPTFVALRDFLVEAQPTDMRALQDFEEPDKLHIQMNDIITVIEGRAENYWWRGQNKRTLKVGQFPRNTVTSVAGLSAHDISQPLKNSFIHTGHGDTNPQQCWGFPDKIDELYLGNPMDPPDVLGVDLSTARPTQLPGRAKRQPPPRPPQPSILLTSKSGCSGSRQPCSCPFSSLLAPFFQEPSYDPVSEEDEGLSAGIRKLCLKKPGPGKGLRLAKPSARVPGTKVGERQPGRSPSEGPTSGEVTLIDFGEEVPPTTPSPVGELTAPSLAKLAMEAFSLLDKTPPQSPTRALPRPLHPTPVVDWDARPLPPPPAYDDVAQDEDDFEVCSINSPLGRQGSRAGLPSARERGETNYGFVDEGERAAGLEDNLFLPPKDTKQPSLTQTTEIFQELQQECMKRFNVPRGPSACLADDKPQIPPRVPIPPRPLRRNEPGRWSGELSPASGGEEDRPPQIPPRDPLSQPTSRTPSPMALQVGSPQQRAALCSCLSTSPGKPMPTTQSFALDPKYATPKVIQAQGKDCSKGPCILPIVKDGQKVSSTHYYLLPERPAYLDKYEKFFKEAKSPEEAPASRVVTTATVRPMVQQQPDYKANFSSNNSNLGPKCLVKASCSLQKIVYDGPDGYRPSEKIRLVQDTVHGVTTEECQAALQNHGWNVQRAIQYLKVEQLFCLGLKSRVECHRVLEMFDWNLAQASSHLLDPYSSSRQKR; encoded by the exons ATGCCACCGCCAATGCCCCCGCCTCCACGCTCGGCTACTGGGGGGGACACGCAGGCTGCGGAGCTGGGAGGAGAACAGCAGTGCCACG CAACTTTCTGCCATGTGATCCCGTGCCCGGCTCCAGCCCTCGCCGCCCCCAGGCAGGCGCAGAGCCCCCCACCCGCCGCCGCTGCCATGGGCGAGAGATGTGACTACCAGCGCCTGAGCAGcgccgaggaggaggaggagatgctgccccccctgccccacagcctgtcGGACAGCAGCGGGCTGCGAGCCCCACGGATGGGCAGCAGTCGCCCGGGGCTGCCTCCCCAGCAGGACGTCACTCTGGGCATGACGTGCCGGCGG AAGCTGAGCTGTAGCATGCAGGCAGAAGAGGGCACGGACTGGCTGTTGGAGCTGCtgactgagctgcagctgcagcaataCTTCCTGCGCATCCGGGACGAACTCAACGTCACCCGCCTGTCCCACTTCGAGTATGTCAAAAATGAGGATCTGGAGAAGATTGGCATGGGGCGCCCCG GCCAGCGGCGGCTGTGGGAGGCGGTGAAGCGGAGGAAAGCCATGTGCAAGCGGAAATCTTGGATGAGCAAG GTGTTCAGCGGGAAGCGCCCTGACTCGGAGCTGCcgcctcagccccacagcaccttCCGCAAGCCCCCAACGCCACCCCCCCCGGACACGGGGGGCCAGCACTCCCTCACCTGCCTCATCAGGGAGCGGGACCTCTCGCTCTTCGAGAAGTTGGGTGATGGCTCCTTCGGCGTCGTGCGTCGTGGAGAGTGGTGCACGCCTGCTGGCAAGACG CTCAACGTGGCTGTGAAGTGTCTGAAGACGGATGTGCTAAGCCAGCCGGAGGTGCTGGATGACTTCATCCGCGAGGTGAACGCCATGCACTCGCTGGACCACAAGAACCTCATCCGCCTCTACGGCGTGGTGCTCTCCCACCCCATGAAGATG GTGACAGAGCTGGCCCCTCTGGGCTCCCTTCTGGACCGTCTGCGGAAGAACCAGGGCCATTTTCTCATCTCCACGCTGTGCCAGTATGCCATCCAAGTGGCCAAAGGCATGGCCTACCTGGAGTCCAAGCGCTTCATCCACCGAGACCTGGCTGCTCGCAACATCCTGCTCGCCTCCAATGAGCAGGTCAAGATTGGGGACTTTGGGCTGATGAGGGCTCTGCCCAAAAATGACGACCACTACGTGATGCAGGAGCATCGTAAGGTGCCCTTCGCCTG GTGTGCTCCTGAGAGCCTAAAGACACGCACCTTCTCCCACGCAAGTGACACTTGGATGTTTGGGGTGACACTGTGGGAGATGTTCACTTACGGGCAGGAGCCATGGATTGGCCTCAATGGCAGCCAG ATCCTACACAAGATTGACAAGGAGGGTGAGAGGCTGCCGCGGCCCGAGGACTGTCCCCAGGATGTCTACAATgtcatgctgcagtgctgggcccaTAAGCCTGAGGACCGGCCCACCTTCGTGGCCCTGCGTGACTTCCTGGTGGAG gcccAGCCCACCGACATGAGGGCTCTGCAGGACTTCGAGGAGCCCGACAAGCTGCACATCCAGATGAACGACATCATCACGGTCATCGAGGGCAG GGCCGAGAATTACTGGTGGCGGGGTCAGAATAAGCGGACCCTAAAAGTGGGCCAGTTCCCCCGCAACACGGTGACCTCGGTGGCGGGGCTGTCGGCCCATGACATCAGCCAGCCGCTTAAAAACAGCTTCATCCACACAGGCCATGGAGACACCAaccctcagcagtgctgggggttTCCCGATAAAATTGATGA gCTGTACCTGGGAAATCCCATGGACCCTCCTGACGTTTTAGGAGTGGACCTGAGCACTGCCAGACCCACCCAGCTCCCAGGAAGGGCTAAAA ggcagccGCCTCCGCGCCCGCCTCAGCCTTCCATCCTGCTTACCAGTAAGTCGGGCTGTTCTGGGAGCCGCCAGCCCTGCTCGTgccccttctcttctctcttagCTCCTTTCTTTCAAG AGCCTTCCTACGACCCGGTCAGTGAGGAGGACGAGGGCCTGTCAGCCGGCATCCGAAAGCTTTGCCTGAAGAAGCCAGGCCCGGGGAAGGGCCTGCGGCTTGCCAAGCCTTCTGCCCGCGTGCCGGGCACCAAGGTGGGTGAGCGGCAACCCGGCCGGTCACCCAGCGAGGGACCAACGAGCGGCGAGGTGACCCTCATTGACTTTGGGGAGGAGGTGCCCCCCACCACCCCTTCACCTGTCGGGGAGCTGACGGCCCCCTCCCTCGCCAAGCTGGCCATGGAGGCCTTCTCGCTGCTGGACAAAACTCCCCCGCAAAGCCCCACACGAGCCCTGCCCCGGCCCCTCCACCCCACGCCAGTGGTGGACTGGGACGCCCGGCCCTTGCCCCCGCCACCTGCCTACGATGACGTGGCACAGGACGAGGATGACTTCGAGGTGTGCTCCATCAACAGCCCCCTGGGGCGGCAGGGCAGCCGTGCTGGCCTTCCCAGCGCACGCGAGCGGGGTGAGACCAACTACGGCTTCGTGGACGAGGGCGAGCGGGCAGCGGGGCTGGAGGACAACCTCTTTCTGCCCCCCAAAGACACCAAGCAGCCCAGCCTGACGCAGACTACAGAGAtcttccaggagctgcagcaggagtgcATGAAGAGGTTTAACGTGCCCCGGGGGCCATCCGCCTGCCTGGCTGACGacaaaccccaaatcccaccccgCGTCCCCATTCCGCCTCGGCCGCTGCGCCGCAATGAACCCGGGCGTTGGTCTGGAGAGCTGTCCCCAGCCTCGGGGGGCGAAGAGGACCggccaccccaaatcccccctcgGGACCCGCTGTCTCAGCCCACTTCGCGGACGCCCAGCCCCATGGCCCTGCAGGTGGGCTCCCCACAGCAGCgggctgccctctgctcctgcCTATCCACGTCGCCAGGGAAACCCATGCCCACCACGCAGAGCTTCGCCCTGGACCCCAAATACGCCACCCCCAAAGTGATCCAGGCGCAGGGCAAGGACTGCTCCAAGGGACCCTGCATCCTGCCCATTGTGAAGGATGGGCAGAAGGTCAGCAGCACCCACTACTACCTGCTGCCCGAGCGCCCTGCCTACTTGGACAAGTATGAGAAGTTTTTCAAGGAGGCCAAAAGCCCCGAGGAGGCACCAGCGTCCCGCGTGGTCACCACGGCCACAGTCCGGCCcatggtgcagcagcagcccgaCTACAAGGCCAACTTTTCCTCCAACAACAGCAACCTCGGGCCCAAGTGCTTGGTAAAAGCTTCCTGCAGTCTCCAGAAGATCGTGTACGATGGGCCAGATGGCTATCGGCCCTCAGAGAAGATCCGGCTG gtgcaggacacGGTGCATGGTGTCACCACCGAGGAGtgccaggcagccctgcagaaccaCGGCTGGAATGTTCAACGTGCCATCCAGTACCTGAAG gtggagcagctcttctgcctgGGGCTGAAGTCCCGCGTGGAGTGCCACCGGGTGCTGGAGATGTTCGACTGGAACCTGGCGCAGGCCAGCTCCCACCTCCTCGACCCCTACAGCTCCTCCAGGCAGAA GCGGTGA
- the TNK2 gene encoding activated CDC42 kinase 1 isoform X3: MPPPMPPPPRSATGGDTQAAELGGEQQCHATFCHVIPCPAPALAAPRQAQSPPPAAAAMGERCDYQRLSSAEEEEEMLPPLPHSLSDSSGLRAPRMGSSRPGLPPQQDVTLGMTCRRKLSCSMQAEEGTDWLLELLTELQLQQYFLRIRDELNVTRLSHFEYVKNEDLEKIGMGRPGQRRLWEAVKRRKAMCKRKSWMSKVFSGKRPDSELPPQPHSTFRKPPTPPPPDTGGQHSLTCLIRERDLSLFEKLGDGSFGVVRRGEWCTPAGKTLNVAVKCLKTDVLSQPEVLDDFIREVNAMHSLDHKNLIRLYGVVLSHPMKMVTELAPLGSLLDRLRKNQGHFLISTLCQYAIQVAKGMAYLESKRFIHRDLAARNILLASNEQVKIGDFGLMRALPKNDDHYVMQEHRKVPFAWCAPESLKTRTFSHASDTWMFGVTLWEMFTYGQEPWIGLNGSQILHKIDKEGERLPRPEDCPQDVYNVMLQCWAHKPEDRPTFVALRDFLVEAQPTDMRALQDFEEPDKLHIQMNDIITVIEGRAENYWWRGQNKRTLKVGQFPRNTVTSVAGLSAHDISQPLKNSFIHTGHGDTNPQQCWGFPDKIDELYLGNPMDPPDVLGVDLSTARPTQLPGRAKRQPPPRPPQPSILLTKPSYDPVSEEDEGLSAGIRKLCLKKPGPGKGLRLAKPSARVPGTKVGERQPGRSPSEGPTSGEVTLIDFGEEVPPTTPSPVGELTAPSLAKLAMEAFSLLDKTPPQSPTRALPRPLHPTPVVDWDARPLPPPPAYDDVAQDEDDFEVCSINSPLGRQGSRAGLPSARERGETNYGFVDEGERAAGLEDNLFLPPKDTKQPSLTQTTEIFQELQQECMKRFNVPRGPSACLADDKPQIPPRVPIPPRPLRRNEPGRWSGELSPASGGEEDRPPQIPPRDPLSQPTSRTPSPMALQVGSPQQRAALCSCLSTSPGKPMPTTQSFALDPKYATPKVIQAQGKDCSKGPCILPIVKDGQKVSSTHYYLLPERPAYLDKYEKFFKEAKSPEEAPASRVVTTATVRPMVQQQPDYKANFSSNNSNLGPKCLVKASCSLQKIVYDGPDGYRPSEKIRLVQDTVHGVTTEECQAALQNHGWNVQRAIQYLKVEQLFCLGLKSRVECHRVLEMFDWNLAQASSHLLDPYSSSRQKR, translated from the exons ATGCCACCGCCAATGCCCCCGCCTCCACGCTCGGCTACTGGGGGGGACACGCAGGCTGCGGAGCTGGGAGGAGAACAGCAGTGCCACG CAACTTTCTGCCATGTGATCCCGTGCCCGGCTCCAGCCCTCGCCGCCCCCAGGCAGGCGCAGAGCCCCCCACCCGCCGCCGCTGCCATGGGCGAGAGATGTGACTACCAGCGCCTGAGCAGcgccgaggaggaggaggagatgctgccccccctgccccacagcctgtcGGACAGCAGCGGGCTGCGAGCCCCACGGATGGGCAGCAGTCGCCCGGGGCTGCCTCCCCAGCAGGACGTCACTCTGGGCATGACGTGCCGGCGG AAGCTGAGCTGTAGCATGCAGGCAGAAGAGGGCACGGACTGGCTGTTGGAGCTGCtgactgagctgcagctgcagcaataCTTCCTGCGCATCCGGGACGAACTCAACGTCACCCGCCTGTCCCACTTCGAGTATGTCAAAAATGAGGATCTGGAGAAGATTGGCATGGGGCGCCCCG GCCAGCGGCGGCTGTGGGAGGCGGTGAAGCGGAGGAAAGCCATGTGCAAGCGGAAATCTTGGATGAGCAAG GTGTTCAGCGGGAAGCGCCCTGACTCGGAGCTGCcgcctcagccccacagcaccttCCGCAAGCCCCCAACGCCACCCCCCCCGGACACGGGGGGCCAGCACTCCCTCACCTGCCTCATCAGGGAGCGGGACCTCTCGCTCTTCGAGAAGTTGGGTGATGGCTCCTTCGGCGTCGTGCGTCGTGGAGAGTGGTGCACGCCTGCTGGCAAGACG CTCAACGTGGCTGTGAAGTGTCTGAAGACGGATGTGCTAAGCCAGCCGGAGGTGCTGGATGACTTCATCCGCGAGGTGAACGCCATGCACTCGCTGGACCACAAGAACCTCATCCGCCTCTACGGCGTGGTGCTCTCCCACCCCATGAAGATG GTGACAGAGCTGGCCCCTCTGGGCTCCCTTCTGGACCGTCTGCGGAAGAACCAGGGCCATTTTCTCATCTCCACGCTGTGCCAGTATGCCATCCAAGTGGCCAAAGGCATGGCCTACCTGGAGTCCAAGCGCTTCATCCACCGAGACCTGGCTGCTCGCAACATCCTGCTCGCCTCCAATGAGCAGGTCAAGATTGGGGACTTTGGGCTGATGAGGGCTCTGCCCAAAAATGACGACCACTACGTGATGCAGGAGCATCGTAAGGTGCCCTTCGCCTG GTGTGCTCCTGAGAGCCTAAAGACACGCACCTTCTCCCACGCAAGTGACACTTGGATGTTTGGGGTGACACTGTGGGAGATGTTCACTTACGGGCAGGAGCCATGGATTGGCCTCAATGGCAGCCAG ATCCTACACAAGATTGACAAGGAGGGTGAGAGGCTGCCGCGGCCCGAGGACTGTCCCCAGGATGTCTACAATgtcatgctgcagtgctgggcccaTAAGCCTGAGGACCGGCCCACCTTCGTGGCCCTGCGTGACTTCCTGGTGGAG gcccAGCCCACCGACATGAGGGCTCTGCAGGACTTCGAGGAGCCCGACAAGCTGCACATCCAGATGAACGACATCATCACGGTCATCGAGGGCAG GGCCGAGAATTACTGGTGGCGGGGTCAGAATAAGCGGACCCTAAAAGTGGGCCAGTTCCCCCGCAACACGGTGACCTCGGTGGCGGGGCTGTCGGCCCATGACATCAGCCAGCCGCTTAAAAACAGCTTCATCCACACAGGCCATGGAGACACCAaccctcagcagtgctgggggttTCCCGATAAAATTGATGA gCTGTACCTGGGAAATCCCATGGACCCTCCTGACGTTTTAGGAGTGGACCTGAGCACTGCCAGACCCACCCAGCTCCCAGGAAGGGCTAAAA ggcagccGCCTCCGCGCCCGCCTCAGCCTTCCATCCTGCTTACCA AGCCTTCCTACGACCCGGTCAGTGAGGAGGACGAGGGCCTGTCAGCCGGCATCCGAAAGCTTTGCCTGAAGAAGCCAGGCCCGGGGAAGGGCCTGCGGCTTGCCAAGCCTTCTGCCCGCGTGCCGGGCACCAAGGTGGGTGAGCGGCAACCCGGCCGGTCACCCAGCGAGGGACCAACGAGCGGCGAGGTGACCCTCATTGACTTTGGGGAGGAGGTGCCCCCCACCACCCCTTCACCTGTCGGGGAGCTGACGGCCCCCTCCCTCGCCAAGCTGGCCATGGAGGCCTTCTCGCTGCTGGACAAAACTCCCCCGCAAAGCCCCACACGAGCCCTGCCCCGGCCCCTCCACCCCACGCCAGTGGTGGACTGGGACGCCCGGCCCTTGCCCCCGCCACCTGCCTACGATGACGTGGCACAGGACGAGGATGACTTCGAGGTGTGCTCCATCAACAGCCCCCTGGGGCGGCAGGGCAGCCGTGCTGGCCTTCCCAGCGCACGCGAGCGGGGTGAGACCAACTACGGCTTCGTGGACGAGGGCGAGCGGGCAGCGGGGCTGGAGGACAACCTCTTTCTGCCCCCCAAAGACACCAAGCAGCCCAGCCTGACGCAGACTACAGAGAtcttccaggagctgcagcaggagtgcATGAAGAGGTTTAACGTGCCCCGGGGGCCATCCGCCTGCCTGGCTGACGacaaaccccaaatcccaccccgCGTCCCCATTCCGCCTCGGCCGCTGCGCCGCAATGAACCCGGGCGTTGGTCTGGAGAGCTGTCCCCAGCCTCGGGGGGCGAAGAGGACCggccaccccaaatcccccctcgGGACCCGCTGTCTCAGCCCACTTCGCGGACGCCCAGCCCCATGGCCCTGCAGGTGGGCTCCCCACAGCAGCgggctgccctctgctcctgcCTATCCACGTCGCCAGGGAAACCCATGCCCACCACGCAGAGCTTCGCCCTGGACCCCAAATACGCCACCCCCAAAGTGATCCAGGCGCAGGGCAAGGACTGCTCCAAGGGACCCTGCATCCTGCCCATTGTGAAGGATGGGCAGAAGGTCAGCAGCACCCACTACTACCTGCTGCCCGAGCGCCCTGCCTACTTGGACAAGTATGAGAAGTTTTTCAAGGAGGCCAAAAGCCCCGAGGAGGCACCAGCGTCCCGCGTGGTCACCACGGCCACAGTCCGGCCcatggtgcagcagcagcccgaCTACAAGGCCAACTTTTCCTCCAACAACAGCAACCTCGGGCCCAAGTGCTTGGTAAAAGCTTCCTGCAGTCTCCAGAAGATCGTGTACGATGGGCCAGATGGCTATCGGCCCTCAGAGAAGATCCGGCTG gtgcaggacacGGTGCATGGTGTCACCACCGAGGAGtgccaggcagccctgcagaaccaCGGCTGGAATGTTCAACGTGCCATCCAGTACCTGAAG gtggagcagctcttctgcctgGGGCTGAAGTCCCGCGTGGAGTGCCACCGGGTGCTGGAGATGTTCGACTGGAACCTGGCGCAGGCCAGCTCCCACCTCCTCGACCCCTACAGCTCCTCCAGGCAGAA GCGGTGA
- the TNK2 gene encoding activated CDC42 kinase 1 isoform X4 produces the protein MPPPMPPPPRSATGGDTQAAELGGEQQCHATFCHVIPCPAPALAAPRQAQSPPPAAAAMGERCDYQRLSSAEEEEEMLPPLPHSLSDSSGLRAPRMGSSRPGLPPQQDVTLGMTCRRKLSCSMQAEEGTDWLLELLTELQLQQYFLRIRDELNVTRLSHFEYVKNEDLEKIGMGRPGQRRLWEAVKRRKAMCKRKSWMSKVFSGKRPDSELPPQPHSTFRKPPTPPPPDTGGQHSLTCLIRERDLSLFEKLGDGSFGVVRRGEWCTPAGKTLNVAVKCLKTDVLSQPEVLDDFIREVNAMHSLDHKNLIRLYGVVLSHPMKMVTELAPLGSLLDRLRKNQGHFLISTLCQYAIQVAKGMAYLESKRFIHRDLAARNILLASNEQVKIGDFGLMRALPKNDDHYVMQEHRKVPFAWCAPESLKTRTFSHASDTWMFGVTLWEMFTYGQEPWIGLNGSQILHKIDKEGERLPRPEDCPQDVYNVMLQCWAHKPEDRPTFVALRDFLVEAQPTDMRALQDFEEPDKLHIQMNDIITVIEGRAENYWWRGQNKRTLKVGQFPRNTVTSVAGLSAHDISQPLKNSFIHTGHGDTNPQQCWGFPDKIDELYLGNPMDPPDVLGVDLSTARPTQLPGRAKKPSYDPVSEEDEGLSAGIRKLCLKKPGPGKGLRLAKPSARVPGTKVGERQPGRSPSEGPTSGEVTLIDFGEEVPPTTPSPVGELTAPSLAKLAMEAFSLLDKTPPQSPTRALPRPLHPTPVVDWDARPLPPPPAYDDVAQDEDDFEVCSINSPLGRQGSRAGLPSARERGETNYGFVDEGERAAGLEDNLFLPPKDTKQPSLTQTTEIFQELQQECMKRFNVPRGPSACLADDKPQIPPRVPIPPRPLRRNEPGRWSGELSPASGGEEDRPPQIPPRDPLSQPTSRTPSPMALQVGSPQQRAALCSCLSTSPGKPMPTTQSFALDPKYATPKVIQAQGKDCSKGPCILPIVKDGQKVSSTHYYLLPERPAYLDKYEKFFKEAKSPEEAPASRVVTTATVRPMVQQQPDYKANFSSNNSNLGPKCLVKASCSLQKIVYDGPDGYRPSEKIRLVQDTVHGVTTEECQAALQNHGWNVQRAIQYLKVEQLFCLGLKSRVECHRVLEMFDWNLAQASSHLLDPYSSSRQKR, from the exons ATGCCACCGCCAATGCCCCCGCCTCCACGCTCGGCTACTGGGGGGGACACGCAGGCTGCGGAGCTGGGAGGAGAACAGCAGTGCCACG CAACTTTCTGCCATGTGATCCCGTGCCCGGCTCCAGCCCTCGCCGCCCCCAGGCAGGCGCAGAGCCCCCCACCCGCCGCCGCTGCCATGGGCGAGAGATGTGACTACCAGCGCCTGAGCAGcgccgaggaggaggaggagatgctgccccccctgccccacagcctgtcGGACAGCAGCGGGCTGCGAGCCCCACGGATGGGCAGCAGTCGCCCGGGGCTGCCTCCCCAGCAGGACGTCACTCTGGGCATGACGTGCCGGCGG AAGCTGAGCTGTAGCATGCAGGCAGAAGAGGGCACGGACTGGCTGTTGGAGCTGCtgactgagctgcagctgcagcaataCTTCCTGCGCATCCGGGACGAACTCAACGTCACCCGCCTGTCCCACTTCGAGTATGTCAAAAATGAGGATCTGGAGAAGATTGGCATGGGGCGCCCCG GCCAGCGGCGGCTGTGGGAGGCGGTGAAGCGGAGGAAAGCCATGTGCAAGCGGAAATCTTGGATGAGCAAG GTGTTCAGCGGGAAGCGCCCTGACTCGGAGCTGCcgcctcagccccacagcaccttCCGCAAGCCCCCAACGCCACCCCCCCCGGACACGGGGGGCCAGCACTCCCTCACCTGCCTCATCAGGGAGCGGGACCTCTCGCTCTTCGAGAAGTTGGGTGATGGCTCCTTCGGCGTCGTGCGTCGTGGAGAGTGGTGCACGCCTGCTGGCAAGACG CTCAACGTGGCTGTGAAGTGTCTGAAGACGGATGTGCTAAGCCAGCCGGAGGTGCTGGATGACTTCATCCGCGAGGTGAACGCCATGCACTCGCTGGACCACAAGAACCTCATCCGCCTCTACGGCGTGGTGCTCTCCCACCCCATGAAGATG GTGACAGAGCTGGCCCCTCTGGGCTCCCTTCTGGACCGTCTGCGGAAGAACCAGGGCCATTTTCTCATCTCCACGCTGTGCCAGTATGCCATCCAAGTGGCCAAAGGCATGGCCTACCTGGAGTCCAAGCGCTTCATCCACCGAGACCTGGCTGCTCGCAACATCCTGCTCGCCTCCAATGAGCAGGTCAAGATTGGGGACTTTGGGCTGATGAGGGCTCTGCCCAAAAATGACGACCACTACGTGATGCAGGAGCATCGTAAGGTGCCCTTCGCCTG GTGTGCTCCTGAGAGCCTAAAGACACGCACCTTCTCCCACGCAAGTGACACTTGGATGTTTGGGGTGACACTGTGGGAGATGTTCACTTACGGGCAGGAGCCATGGATTGGCCTCAATGGCAGCCAG ATCCTACACAAGATTGACAAGGAGGGTGAGAGGCTGCCGCGGCCCGAGGACTGTCCCCAGGATGTCTACAATgtcatgctgcagtgctgggcccaTAAGCCTGAGGACCGGCCCACCTTCGTGGCCCTGCGTGACTTCCTGGTGGAG gcccAGCCCACCGACATGAGGGCTCTGCAGGACTTCGAGGAGCCCGACAAGCTGCACATCCAGATGAACGACATCATCACGGTCATCGAGGGCAG GGCCGAGAATTACTGGTGGCGGGGTCAGAATAAGCGGACCCTAAAAGTGGGCCAGTTCCCCCGCAACACGGTGACCTCGGTGGCGGGGCTGTCGGCCCATGACATCAGCCAGCCGCTTAAAAACAGCTTCATCCACACAGGCCATGGAGACACCAaccctcagcagtgctgggggttTCCCGATAAAATTGATGA gCTGTACCTGGGAAATCCCATGGACCCTCCTGACGTTTTAGGAGTGGACCTGAGCACTGCCAGACCCACCCAGCTCCCAGGAAGGGCTAAAA AGCCTTCCTACGACCCGGTCAGTGAGGAGGACGAGGGCCTGTCAGCCGGCATCCGAAAGCTTTGCCTGAAGAAGCCAGGCCCGGGGAAGGGCCTGCGGCTTGCCAAGCCTTCTGCCCGCGTGCCGGGCACCAAGGTGGGTGAGCGGCAACCCGGCCGGTCACCCAGCGAGGGACCAACGAGCGGCGAGGTGACCCTCATTGACTTTGGGGAGGAGGTGCCCCCCACCACCCCTTCACCTGTCGGGGAGCTGACGGCCCCCTCCCTCGCCAAGCTGGCCATGGAGGCCTTCTCGCTGCTGGACAAAACTCCCCCGCAAAGCCCCACACGAGCCCTGCCCCGGCCCCTCCACCCCACGCCAGTGGTGGACTGGGACGCCCGGCCCTTGCCCCCGCCACCTGCCTACGATGACGTGGCACAGGACGAGGATGACTTCGAGGTGTGCTCCATCAACAGCCCCCTGGGGCGGCAGGGCAGCCGTGCTGGCCTTCCCAGCGCACGCGAGCGGGGTGAGACCAACTACGGCTTCGTGGACGAGGGCGAGCGGGCAGCGGGGCTGGAGGACAACCTCTTTCTGCCCCCCAAAGACACCAAGCAGCCCAGCCTGACGCAGACTACAGAGAtcttccaggagctgcagcaggagtgcATGAAGAGGTTTAACGTGCCCCGGGGGCCATCCGCCTGCCTGGCTGACGacaaaccccaaatcccaccccgCGTCCCCATTCCGCCTCGGCCGCTGCGCCGCAATGAACCCGGGCGTTGGTCTGGAGAGCTGTCCCCAGCCTCGGGGGGCGAAGAGGACCggccaccccaaatcccccctcgGGACCCGCTGTCTCAGCCCACTTCGCGGACGCCCAGCCCCATGGCCCTGCAGGTGGGCTCCCCACAGCAGCgggctgccctctgctcctgcCTATCCACGTCGCCAGGGAAACCCATGCCCACCACGCAGAGCTTCGCCCTGGACCCCAAATACGCCACCCCCAAAGTGATCCAGGCGCAGGGCAAGGACTGCTCCAAGGGACCCTGCATCCTGCCCATTGTGAAGGATGGGCAGAAGGTCAGCAGCACCCACTACTACCTGCTGCCCGAGCGCCCTGCCTACTTGGACAAGTATGAGAAGTTTTTCAAGGAGGCCAAAAGCCCCGAGGAGGCACCAGCGTCCCGCGTGGTCACCACGGCCACAGTCCGGCCcatggtgcagcagcagcccgaCTACAAGGCCAACTTTTCCTCCAACAACAGCAACCTCGGGCCCAAGTGCTTGGTAAAAGCTTCCTGCAGTCTCCAGAAGATCGTGTACGATGGGCCAGATGGCTATCGGCCCTCAGAGAAGATCCGGCTG gtgcaggacacGGTGCATGGTGTCACCACCGAGGAGtgccaggcagccctgcagaaccaCGGCTGGAATGTTCAACGTGCCATCCAGTACCTGAAG gtggagcagctcttctgcctgGGGCTGAAGTCCCGCGTGGAGTGCCACCGGGTGCTGGAGATGTTCGACTGGAACCTGGCGCAGGCCAGCTCCCACCTCCTCGACCCCTACAGCTCCTCCAGGCAGAA GCGGTGA